The Spirulina subsalsa PCC 9445 region GTTTGGGCATTTAATCTATTAAAAGGATTACCCCCCACAGTTTAAAACTCCCTTACCTTATTAAGAGGTAGGGGATTGTTGTGATCGTTAGCTTATTCCGGGGGTTTCAGTTTCCCTTGAAAGGCACGCTATTATTAACACAGGAAACCTCAACACTATCTCAATCATTCCGAACTATGTTTAACTCTCAAGATTTTGAATATGGTCGATTGGGTTCACTCAAAATTCAAGACTACACTATTCAAACACCTTTTTTATTCCCTGTTGTATGTCTAGTGACTAGCACTAAAGCTAGTGGTGGAGGGATTTGGAAATATATTCTTCATGCTAATAATGACAACGGACTATTAACCCGGAATATCCCTGTTATGTCCCAGGTACTTCATTTTCTGAATTTCATTGCCAAAAAATATAAGGGAGTTGAGACATGGCGTAAACTTGGCATAAAAAGACGTTATCTAGAAGATTCTGGCGTTCAATATAATGCTCCTATTTTCCTAGACTCAGGCGGTTTTCAATTATTGTCTAAAAAAAACATAGATTTATCACCTTATGGATTATGTTTAGATGAACATCAAGGATTTCAATCTATCTTAAACTTACAAAAAGATTTCGGTGGTAATATCATTGCTAGTTTAGATTATCCGATTCATCCAAAGCTCATTGAATCTGAAGCCAAAGAGCGTATTAATAAAAGTTTATTTAATGCTATTGAAGCAGCTTTACTGCTTCAAAAATCTACTAAATGGAATCCTTTTTTTTATGTAGCAGTTCATGGTCAAAGTCGTCAACAGATTGAATATTATGTTAGACAAGTTTTCAAAAAAATCAATCATCCTATTGGTTTGGCAATAGGTTCTCTTGTTCCACTAAGAGGAGCAAAGAAATATGAAGTCATTGTGGATCTTTTAAGAGGGGTTAAGAATAGTATTCCTGAAGACAAAAAAAATATAACACCCATTCATATTTTTGGAATTACAGGAACATTAATTCCTTTATTATCTTATTTAGGAGTGGATACATTTGACTCTAGTTCTTATGTACAGGAAGCGAGGAGTCTAAGTTATCTTGATCCACACAATAGAATTCCTCATCCTATTCTAGAAATGGATAATATAATTTGTAACTGTCAAATCTGCCAAAAAGCAAATTTAAAACATATCCAAGAAGCTTTTATTTCTGATGTTAAAGGTCGCCCTGTCCATCATGGTTACTATAAGAGTAAATATTATGCTGATCTAGCTTTACATAACCTTGAAATGGATTTCAATCTAGTGCAAACTACCAAAGCAGCGATTAGGGCAAATGAGTTGCAAGAGTATATTATAGAGTATACATCTCAAATCCCTCATTTACGTTCTGCCGTGAATGCTCTTGCTTATGAAGATCAATCTTTACAAACTAGATTATCTCGTGTTGTTGTAACCTGTCCTCGCAACCTAGAAGTTGTGGATAATCAACAGATCGTTTCTTTGAAATATAAGCCAGAAGATTTTAATATTTCCCAAAAATCCTTTCAGCCTTCAGACAAAAAGCGCATTTTACTGATTATTCCTTGTTCTGGTGGTAAACCTTACTCTCAATCTCGTTCCCACCGCTTCATTAAAGAACGTCTGGAAAAAAATCTTAGTGATCGACAAAAACTTATTCATAAAGTCACTCTTTCAGGATTATATGGACCAGTGCCAGAAGAATATGAACAAGAAACACAGATTGTGGAATATGATTTCCAATTAGATCCCCTGGATGAGGTACAGATTGATTTAGTAGCAAAGCGTTTAACGACTTATCTAGAATGTTACAAGACACATTACCATGTGTGTATTGCTTATGCTACTAGCAAAGCCTACAGAATAGTCATAGAAAAGACTGCCAAAGAGTTTTCCAATTTGGTCGTTTTACCCGATAAACCGAAAAGTCGCCGCCTTACGGAATTTTTTCGTAAAGAAAATGTTGCAGAACTTGTAGAAAAAATTAAATCCGTTTTAAATGAGGTGGAGTTGGGATAGAATGGCTAAAGTGTACTTCATGGCTTAGTGAATCCATGCCATACCAAAACCTTTACCTTCTCCTTGAAAACTTGTTTGCTTGGTTCAACACAACGAACGTGGATCTAGATCCTGAAGCAGTTTAGGAGGAATATGGTGAGCAGATCCATCAGTTACTTACTCAAGAGGAGCTTAGAAACGAGTTTACTAATCTCGGAAATGACCTGCAATTGCCTAAAGCATTGGAAGTGACAAGACTATTAAAATATGAATAGTACTAAATTTAGTGAGTAAGAAAGAGATAAAAGTAAATGGATGATTTGAATAAAATAATTGACAAAAAAATTGGCGAAGTTCGTACTGAATCGTTAGATTTTAGCTTTGGTGAAATTGTTAATATGCACAAGGCAGACGAACCAGAAATTATCATTCAACCTGATTATCAGCGTCTTTTTCGTTGGACTGATGTTCAAAAATCACGCCTGATTGAATCTATACTCTTAGAACTACCTATTCCTCAAATTTTTGTTATAGAAAAAGAGAATGCGGTTTTAGAACTTATTGATGGATTACAAAGAATTAGCTCAGTCATTCAGTTTATTGATCCCAAAAGCCTAGGAAAAGAGCCTTTAAAGTTACAGGGGTGTGACTTGATAGAAGAGTTAAATGATAATACTTTTGAAGACTTACCCTTAAAATTAAAGTTGTTAATTAAACGCTCTTCGGTTAGAACTGTAATTATTAAGAGGCAAAGTCAGTCCTTTTTGCGGTACAGTATGTTTAAGCGCTTGAACACTGGAGGAGCTATCTTAGCACCACAAGAAATCCGTAATTGCTCGGCTAGAGTAATGGGAGATGAAGGTGAGAAATTTTATAAATTTCTCCAAAAGATGGCAGACTACCCCAGTTTTGTATTGTGTACTAAAATTCTTCCTGAGCAAGAAAAAGAAAAAAAAGGCGATGAAGAGCTTGTTTTAAGATTTTTTGCGGCAAAGAATGATCCTGAATCATTTAAAAGTAAAGTTCCGGATTGGCTTGATATATATATGGAAAAAGTGATTACCCGGAAAATTGACTTCCAATATGAAAAAGAAGAGAGGGAGTTTAAAAAAGTTTTTGATATATTAGGAAATACTTTAGGAGAAATTGCTTTTGCTTCCTATAGAAAGAAGAAACCTGTAAAAAATTTATCTCCCGCATACTATGAGGCGATTACAATAGGTACTTTTAGACTTTTAGAACAAATTAGTCGAATTTCTATGGATGCTATCAAACACAAAATAATTAATACTGTTCAAAGTGATGAATTTAAGCAATATACAGGATCGGGAGCTAATAAACCAGAAATGCTCAAAGGGAGAATTAAAGTAATTGAAACAGCACTTTTGGAGCTGATTCATGAGTAATTTTGTCAAACAGTTAGAAGAGGATCTGGACTGGAGAATTGCAGAGTTAGGTATTTTGAAAACGCAAGTTGTCTCAGCACGCAAAGGTTCAGACAGATATCAAGTCATGCTGCGCGCACTCTGGGCAATGCTTTATGCTCATTATGAAGGGTTCTGTAAATTTGCTTGAGATTTGTATTTAGATGAACTCCAAAAAATGAGAATCAAAAGGAAAGATTGTCGAGATGAACTTGCGCAATTTTCACTACAAAAACAATTAAAAGATTTTAAAAAGGATTTATCACCAGAAAAAATTTGGCAATTTGTGACCCGTAATTTCAATCAACTGCTAGAAGAATATATAGAATTTCCTGTAAAGCTAGAAACGCGCTCTAATCTGCATCCTAATATCTTTAAGGAGAATATAGTTCAAACGGGAATTAGTTGTAGCTTAATTGATACCTATGAAACTGAACTTAAATCGTTAGTTGGGAGAAGAAACAAAATTGCTCACGGTCAAAAATTAGAGATTAAAGATATTGATGAATATCAGAAACATGAAGATGCTGCAATAGAAGTGATGCACGAGTTGGCGTTGGCTATTGTTGAATGTTTAGATCAAAGACTTTATGTCAAAATTCCATAATTTTTGCTAAAGTGGTGAGTTGTTGGGTTTCACTGTTGCTGCACCCAACCCACGGATACCATTCTTTTTCCCACAAAACAATGGACTGGCAAGAAATTTCTGGTGGATGGGTGTTAACGCCCCCTAATCCCAAGGGTATCGTTCACTTTCTAGGAGGGGCATTTATTGGCACCGCACCCCATATTACCTATCGTTGGCTGTTAGAAGCACTCTCTCAAGCGGGGTATGCAGTCATTGCTACACCGTTCCTCAACACTCTAGATCATAACGCTATTGCCCGGGATGTTCTCAATCGTTTTGAAACTATTCTGTCCCGTCTGCAAGCGAAAAATGCCCTCGGTCAGCGCTACCTGCCGATTTATGGCCTAGGTCACAGTATGGGGTGTAAACTCCATCTGCTCATTGGCAGTTTATATAGTGTGGATAGAGTGGGCAATATTTTGATGGCTTATAATAATTATCCGGTAGAACGGGCTATTCCCTTCGCCCAACAATTTCAACTGACTCCGACCTTTAATCTTGAGTTTACTCCTTCTCCTGAAGATACTTTAGATTTAATTCACACCGATTATCAAGTTCGCCGCAATTTAATCATTAAATTCCGTCAAGATGACTTGGATCAAAGTTATGATCTTTTACCCATTTTAGAGCCGAAATTCCCTCAGATGGTGTCTATGCAAATCTTACCGGGGAATCATTTAACCCCGATTCCTCTGGGGCCTGACGTGAAATGGAATGCGGGGTCGTTTTTCACGCCGTTGGATGCCGTGGGTCAATGGTTTAAGCAGGAAGTGTATCGCGATTTAAACCGTTTGAAAGATGAAGTTTTGCGCTGGTTAAACCCCGTTAAGTTGCATTAATTGAGGATGGATTATGCCAACTCCTGAACAAGAACACCGAATTATTCAACTGCGGATTCAATTGCAAAAGGCGGGTTATGCCTATTATGTGTTGGATGATCCCATTATGCCCGATGCTGTTTATGACCAGTTATATCGGGAGTTACAAGACTTAGAAAGCCAATTTCCTGAACTGATTACTCCCGATAGTCCGACCCAACGGGTGGGGGATAAACCAGCGACGCAATTTGTCTCAGTTGGGCATAATATTCCCCTTTATAGTTTAGAAAATGCTTTTAATGAACAGGAGTTGCGCAAGTGGGAGGAACGATGGCAGCGTCAAGTGAACGAAATGCCGGACTTTGACTATGTTTGTGAACTCAAAATTGATGGATCTGCGATCGCCCTCACCTACGAAAACGGTCAACTTCTGCGCGGTGTCACCCGAGGAGATGGCATGACTGGGGAAGACATTACCCCCAATATTCGCACCATTCGCAGCATTCCCCTCCGTCTCAATGTAGACCCACCCCCGGCACAAATAGAAGTGCGCGGGGAGGTGTTTCTCCCCCTCGATGAGTTTCAACGCATCAATCAACAACGGGAAATCACAGGAGAATCCCAGTTTGCCAATCCCCGCAATGCGGCCGCGGGGA contains the following coding sequences:
- a CDS encoding DUF1350 family protein, which codes for MDWQEISGGWVLTPPNPKGIVHFLGGAFIGTAPHITYRWLLEALSQAGYAVIATPFLNTLDHNAIARDVLNRFETILSRLQAKNALGQRYLPIYGLGHSMGCKLHLLIGSLYSVDRVGNILMAYNNYPVERAIPFAQQFQLTPTFNLEFTPSPEDTLDLIHTDYQVRRNLIIKFRQDDLDQSYDLLPILEPKFPQMVSMQILPGNHLTPIPLGPDVKWNAGSFFTPLDAVGQWFKQEVYRDLNRLKDEVLRWLNPVKLH
- a CDS encoding DUF262 domain-containing protein → MDDLNKIIDKKIGEVRTESLDFSFGEIVNMHKADEPEIIIQPDYQRLFRWTDVQKSRLIESILLELPIPQIFVIEKENAVLELIDGLQRISSVIQFIDPKSLGKEPLKLQGCDLIEELNDNTFEDLPLKLKLLIKRSSVRTVIIKRQSQSFLRYSMFKRLNTGGAILAPQEIRNCSARVMGDEGEKFYKFLQKMADYPSFVLCTKILPEQEKEKKGDEELVLRFFAAKNDPESFKSKVPDWLDIYMEKVITRKIDFQYEKEEREFKKVFDILGNTLGEIAFASYRKKKPVKNLSPAYYEAITIGTFRLLEQISRISMDAIKHKIINTVQSDEFKQYTGSGANKPEMLKGRIKVIETALLELIHE
- a CDS encoding tRNA-guanine transglycosylase, which translates into the protein MFNSQDFEYGRLGSLKIQDYTIQTPFLFPVVCLVTSTKASGGGIWKYILHANNDNGLLTRNIPVMSQVLHFLNFIAKKYKGVETWRKLGIKRRYLEDSGVQYNAPIFLDSGGFQLLSKKNIDLSPYGLCLDEHQGFQSILNLQKDFGGNIIASLDYPIHPKLIESEAKERINKSLFNAIEAALLLQKSTKWNPFFYVAVHGQSRQQIEYYVRQVFKKINHPIGLAIGSLVPLRGAKKYEVIVDLLRGVKNSIPEDKKNITPIHIFGITGTLIPLLSYLGVDTFDSSSYVQEARSLSYLDPHNRIPHPILEMDNIICNCQICQKANLKHIQEAFISDVKGRPVHHGYYKSKYYADLALHNLEMDFNLVQTTKAAIRANELQEYIIEYTSQIPHLRSAVNALAYEDQSLQTRLSRVVVTCPRNLEVVDNQQIVSLKYKPEDFNISQKSFQPSDKKRILLIIPCSGGKPYSQSRSHRFIKERLEKNLSDRQKLIHKVTLSGLYGPVPEEYEQETQIVEYDFQLDPLDEVQIDLVAKRLTTYLECYKTHYHVCIAYATSKAYRIVIEKTAKEFSNLVVLPDKPKSRRLTEFFRKENVAELVEKIKSVLNEVELG